The following coding sequences are from one Arthrobacter sp. PvP023 window:
- a CDS encoding Gfo/Idh/MocA family oxidoreductase, with protein MKLGLVGFGFGGRFFHAPFITAADGVELAGIVTRSPGRRAEAAAEYPEVPLYDSLTELLAAGVDAVVITTPPETRRELVLEAVAAGVHVVADKPFAPNAAVGRELVKAAADAGVILNVFHNRRWDTDIRTLRSVLDTGAVGQVARFESRFDLDQPDTLEAGPAGGLLRDLGSHLVDQALWLFGPAATVFATLDWVDLDAGRTDSGFFVTIVHRSGVTSHVSATKSNRLVAREIRLLGSDGSYVSQQSDVQAVATIAGRRPADDPAAWGYEDESRWGTLTTAAGQFRVPSEQGAYQAYYEQFALAVAGKGPDPVPGTEGVHTLEVLDAARLSDAERRSVDIEG; from the coding sequence GTGAAACTTGGACTCGTTGGATTCGGATTCGGCGGCCGGTTCTTCCACGCTCCGTTCATCACGGCCGCGGACGGGGTGGAACTGGCCGGCATTGTGACCCGCTCTCCCGGCCGCCGCGCGGAGGCCGCGGCTGAGTACCCGGAGGTGCCGCTCTACGATTCCCTGACTGAGCTGCTGGCCGCCGGCGTTGATGCGGTGGTGATCACTACGCCGCCGGAAACGCGCCGAGAGCTGGTGCTCGAGGCGGTTGCGGCCGGCGTCCATGTGGTGGCGGACAAGCCCTTCGCCCCGAACGCCGCGGTGGGCCGCGAACTGGTCAAGGCGGCCGCGGACGCCGGCGTGATCCTCAATGTGTTCCACAACCGCCGCTGGGACACGGACATCCGGACGCTCCGCTCGGTGCTGGACACCGGCGCCGTGGGGCAGGTGGCACGGTTCGAGTCCCGCTTCGACCTCGACCAGCCGGACACCCTCGAGGCCGGCCCGGCAGGCGGGCTGCTGCGCGACCTCGGCAGCCACCTGGTGGACCAGGCGCTGTGGCTTTTCGGCCCGGCCGCCACCGTCTTCGCCACGCTCGACTGGGTGGACCTGGACGCCGGCCGCACCGACTCGGGCTTCTTCGTGACCATCGTGCACCGGAGCGGCGTGACGTCCCACGTGTCGGCCACCAAGAGCAACCGGCTGGTCGCACGGGAGATACGACTGCTCGGCTCCGACGGCAGTTACGTCTCGCAGCAGAGCGACGTTCAGGCGGTTGCGACCATCGCGGGCCGGCGCCCGGCGGACGATCCTGCCGCGTGGGGCTATGAGGACGAGTCCCGCTGGGGAACGCTCACGACGGCGGCCGGCCAGTTCCGCGTACCGTCCGAGCAGGGCGCGTACCAGGCCTACTACGAGCAGTTCGCCCTGGCCGTTGCCGGCAAGGGACCCGATCCGGTCCCGGGCACCGAGGGCGTGCACACCCTCGAGGTCCTGGACGCCGCCCGGCTCAGCGACGCCGAGCGGCGCTCCGTGGACATCGAGGGCTGA
- a CDS encoding class I SAM-dependent methyltransferase, whose product MNDKTDAIAADRELKQKHRAMWAQGDYPALASELISDLGAILVEACHIKPHQRVLDVAAGAGNAAIPAAMMAAEVIASDLTPEMFDAGRRQAADRGAELEWKEADAEALPFGDNEFDVVMSCLGVMFAPHHQAAADELVRVCKPDGTIGLMGWTPEGFIGKMFAAMKPFAPPPPPGAQPPPLWGTEDHVRELFGDRITDVQTAKKTVAITSFHHPEDFVHYFKSHYGPTISVYKFLGEDENRAKDLDKALTELAGTYLESQGNSTAKMDWEYLLVTAKKARIAPGG is encoded by the coding sequence ATGAATGACAAGACCGATGCAATCGCGGCTGACCGGGAGCTGAAACAGAAGCACCGTGCCATGTGGGCGCAGGGCGACTACCCGGCCCTCGCCAGCGAACTGATTTCGGACCTCGGAGCGATCCTCGTCGAAGCCTGCCACATCAAGCCCCACCAGCGCGTCCTGGACGTTGCCGCCGGCGCGGGCAACGCGGCCATTCCGGCCGCCATGATGGCAGCGGAGGTGATAGCGAGCGACCTCACCCCGGAAATGTTCGACGCCGGACGCCGGCAGGCTGCCGATCGCGGCGCCGAGCTCGAATGGAAGGAAGCGGACGCCGAGGCACTCCCGTTCGGCGACAATGAGTTCGATGTGGTGATGTCCTGCCTGGGCGTGATGTTCGCCCCGCACCACCAGGCGGCCGCAGACGAGCTGGTGAGGGTCTGCAAACCCGACGGCACCATCGGCCTGATGGGCTGGACGCCGGAAGGGTTCATCGGGAAGATGTTCGCAGCCATGAAGCCGTTCGCTCCCCCGCCTCCGCCCGGCGCACAGCCGCCGCCGCTCTGGGGCACCGAGGACCACGTCCGCGAGCTTTTTGGCGACAGGATCACGGATGTCCAGACGGCAAAGAAGACAGTGGCCATCACCAGCTTCCATCATCCGGAGGACTTCGTGCACTACTTCAAGTCCCACTACGGCCCCACCATTTCCGTATACAAGTTCCTGGGCGAGGATGAAAACAGGGCGAAGGACCTGGACAAGGCACTCACGGAGCTGGCCGGCACGTACCTCGAGTCGCAGGGAAATTCGACGGCGAAAATGGACTGGGAATACTTGCTGGTCACCGCCAAGAAGGCGCGCATCGCACCTGGTGGTTGA
- a CDS encoding DUF1905 domain-containing protein produces the protein MTTYSFRGGLWHYPEEAGWHFITLPQDLADEISDEAAPFHKGFGSVKVTASIAGNSWSTSIFPDSKSGSYLLPVKKDIRAAAAIHDGDDVDVELVLQLEG, from the coding sequence GTGACGACTTACTCGTTCCGCGGCGGGCTGTGGCACTATCCGGAGGAAGCCGGGTGGCATTTCATCACGCTGCCGCAGGACCTGGCGGACGAGATTAGCGACGAAGCCGCTCCCTTCCATAAGGGATTCGGTTCGGTGAAGGTCACGGCCTCGATCGCGGGAAACAGCTGGTCCACGTCGATCTTCCCGGACAGCAAGAGCGGCTCGTACCTGCTGCCGGTCAAGAAGGACATCCGGGCCGCAGCCGCCATCCACGACGGCGATGACGTTGACGTGGAACTCGTGCTGCAGCTCGAGGGCTAA
- a CDS encoding alkaline phosphatase has product MGSMTAFTRRNVLKGALAAAGAAAVVPAAASAAHATSPAGVALVRNRLTLPSGIATGDVTADSGVLWSLASGPGRLVAGLLAVDDDGAPLRGGRAFQRVLRGSAASEATDFTSRINAEHLPAGTRFALSLHFEDADGNAGETAQGSFSTAPGTGLISSGRAARKQSFVWTGDTAGQGWGINEEIGGMRGYAAMHATRPDFFIHSGDTIYADGPITAQVTEPDGQIWRNLVTEEVSKVAETLNEFRGRHRYNLMDRNVRAMYAEVPVISQWDDHETHNNWYPGEIISDSRYTERRVDVLAARGRQAWQEYQPVSGLNTRIGDGSTGFEPARIYRKISRGPQLDVFCLDMRTFKDPNTDGKETNLTHILGKEQAEWLVREVSKSKATWKVISADLPLGLIVPDGPVNQESLANRDAGAPLGKELEIAGVLSAFKRNRVKNVVWLTADVHYCAAHHYSPERAGFTDFDPFWEFVAGPINAGSFGPGELDGTFGPERVFYKTGAYANQSPRTGENQFFGHVDLTEDDVFTVSLRNANGTVLWSKALQPVR; this is encoded by the coding sequence ATGGGCAGCATGACTGCTTTCACCCGCCGTAATGTCCTCAAAGGTGCGCTGGCCGCCGCCGGTGCTGCCGCCGTCGTGCCCGCCGCAGCCTCAGCCGCGCACGCAACCAGCCCGGCAGGCGTCGCGCTGGTCCGCAACCGCCTGACCCTCCCGTCCGGCATCGCCACCGGCGATGTCACCGCCGATTCCGGCGTGCTGTGGTCCCTCGCGTCGGGCCCGGGCCGGCTGGTGGCCGGCCTGCTCGCCGTGGACGACGACGGTGCCCCGCTCCGCGGCGGCCGCGCTTTCCAGCGCGTCCTGCGGGGGAGCGCCGCCAGCGAAGCCACCGACTTCACCTCCCGGATCAACGCCGAGCACCTCCCCGCCGGCACCCGCTTCGCGCTCAGCCTGCACTTCGAGGACGCCGACGGCAACGCCGGCGAAACCGCGCAGGGCTCCTTCAGCACCGCCCCCGGAACCGGGCTCATCAGCAGCGGCCGCGCAGCCCGCAAACAGAGTTTCGTCTGGACCGGCGACACAGCAGGCCAGGGCTGGGGCATCAACGAGGAGATCGGCGGCATGCGCGGCTATGCGGCCATGCACGCCACCAGGCCGGACTTCTTCATCCACTCCGGCGACACCATCTACGCCGACGGCCCCATCACCGCCCAGGTCACCGAGCCGGACGGTCAGATCTGGCGCAACCTCGTCACCGAAGAAGTGTCCAAAGTGGCCGAGACCCTCAACGAGTTCCGCGGCCGGCACCGCTACAACCTCATGGACCGGAACGTCCGCGCGATGTACGCCGAGGTGCCGGTGATCTCCCAGTGGGACGACCACGAAACCCACAACAACTGGTACCCCGGCGAGATCATCTCCGACTCCCGCTACACCGAACGCCGCGTGGACGTGCTCGCCGCCCGCGGCCGCCAGGCCTGGCAGGAATACCAGCCCGTCTCCGGCCTCAACACGCGGATCGGCGACGGCAGCACCGGCTTCGAACCCGCCCGCATCTACCGCAAAATCTCCCGCGGACCCCAGTTGGACGTCTTCTGCCTGGACATGCGCACCTTCAAGGACCCCAACACCGACGGCAAGGAAACGAACCTCACCCACATCCTGGGCAAGGAACAGGCCGAGTGGCTCGTCCGCGAAGTCAGCAAGTCCAAGGCCACCTGGAAGGTCATCTCCGCCGACCTCCCGCTCGGCCTGATCGTCCCTGACGGCCCGGTCAACCAGGAATCCCTGGCCAACCGCGACGCCGGCGCCCCCTTGGGCAAGGAACTCGAGATCGCCGGGGTGCTGTCCGCGTTCAAGCGCAACCGGGTTAAAAACGTGGTGTGGCTCACGGCCGACGTCCACTACTGCGCCGCCCACCACTACTCGCCCGAGCGCGCCGGCTTCACCGACTTCGACCCCTTCTGGGAATTCGTGGCCGGCCCCATCAACGCCGGCAGTTTCGGCCCCGGCGAACTGGACGGCACCTTCGGTCCCGAGAGGGTGTTCTACAAGACCGGCGCCTACGCCAATCAGTCCCCGCGCACCGGCGAAAACCAGTTCTTCGGCCACGTGGACCTGACCGAGGACGACGTCTTCACCGTCAGCCTCCGCAACGCCAACGGCACCGTCCTCTGGAGCAAGGCCCTGCAGCCGGTGCGGTAG